The following coding sequences are from one Acipenser ruthenus chromosome 7, fAciRut3.2 maternal haplotype, whole genome shotgun sequence window:
- the LOC117415928 gene encoding homeobox protein vent1-like — protein MGTAFKPHIPCLVQPRPPTSYRKESVQPKANTMKKYSQDMEAVKPEPEADSPFSVCRSSSPTLSESSGESSGYESETVRSEVSSLEIEDVEREPSVIRRMRTKFTSEQIHKLEKTFSKHKYLGVSERLKVAAKLHLSETQVKTWFQNRRMKLKREVQDLCPDFLSPALMPQMMYRPVSSLQHFNYPVQQLAVPIDTADNLAAHRLYPHFIHHVPMQQTAFPQPPLHPLLLASHYY, from the exons ATGGGGACAGCTTTCAAACCTCACATTCCTTGCTTGGTTCAGCCTCGTCCACCCACATCATACAGAAAAGAATCCGTACAACCAAAAGCAAACACTATGAAGAAATACTCGCAAGATATGGAGGCGGTAAAACCCGAACCGGAGGCAGATTCGCCTTTCAGTGTCTGTCGATCTTCTTCCCCGACCC TTTCAGAAAGTAGCGGAGAGTCATCTGGTTATGAAAGCGAAACTGTTCGATCAGAAGTCTCATCTCTAGAAATAGAAGATGTAGAACGTGAACCCAGTGTCATTCGAAGAATGAGAACGAAATTCACATCAGAACAGATTCACAAACTGGAGAAAACATTCAGTAAGCACAAGTACTTGGGTGTTTCTGAAAGACTCAAAGTGGCTGCAAAACTACATCTCTCTGAAACTCAGGTGAAAACGTGGTTCCAGAACCGAAGAATGAAACTAAAGCGTGAGGTGCAAGATCTGTGTCCAGACTTCTTGAGCCCTGCTCTAATGCCTCAGATGATGTACCGGCCAGTTTCTTCTCTCCAGCACTTCAACTACCCCGTGCAGCAGCTTGCAGTTCCCATTGACACCGCAGACAACCTGGCAGCACACCGTCTCTACCCACACTTCATCCATCATGTGCCTATGCAACAAACGGCATTCCCTCAGCCACCACTACATCCTCTGTTGCTGGCTTCACACTATTATTGA
- the LOC117415929 gene encoding homeobox protein vent1-like — protein sequence MTKSYSIEWLSQSHHSKSTGKQSAEEKMATTLKHHIRCLTQPPQTAYCKGSLQPKVKSVKKREKNEPDSVSLPRPLLSSSPMLSESSGESSGYESETVRSEATSAEGEDGGGDDSGAHRRMRTKFTSDQIYKLENTFNRNKYLGTSERLKVAAKLHLSETQVKTWFQNRRMKLKREVQDLRPDFLSPALMPQMMYRPVSSLQHFNYPVQQLALPPRSPDNLAAHRLYPSLMEQMAFPQSPLHHLLLASVTEDCTTKLYRSPYLRAI from the exons ATGACGAAATCGTATTCCATTGAGTGGCTCTCCCAAAGCCATCACTCCAAATCGACTGGGAAGCAGAGTGCAGAAGAAAAAATGGCAACAACTTTGAAACATCACATTCGTTGCTTGACTCAGCCTCCTCAAACAGCATATTGCAAAGGATCTCTACAACCCAAAGTAAAGAGTGTgaagaaaagggaaaaaaatgaGCCAGATTCTGTTTCATTGCCCCGTCCATTGCTCTCATCTTCTCCGATGc TTTCAGAAAGCAGCGGAGAGTCATCTGGTTATGAAAGCGAAACTGTTCGATCAGAAGCCACCTCTGCAGAGGGAGAAGATGGTGGAGGTGATGATTCCGGTGCTCATCGAAGAATGCGAACGAAATTTACATCAGATCAAATTTACAAACTGGAGAACACTTTCAATAGGAACAAGTACTTAGGTACCTCCGAGAGATTGAAAGTGGCAGCAAAACTACATCTTTCTGAAACTCAG GTAAAAACGTGGTTCCAGAACCGAAGAATGAAACTAAAGCGTGAGGTGCAAGATCTGCGTCCAGACTTCTTGAGCCCTGCTCTAATGCCTCAGATGATGTACCGGCCCGTTTCTTCTCTCCAGCACTTCAACTACCCTGTGCAGCAGCTTGCACTACCCCCTCGCAGTCCAGACAACCTGGCAGCACACCGTCTCTACCCATCCCTCATGGAACAAATGGCATTCCCTCAGTCCCCACTCCACCATTTGCTGCTGGCTTCTGTTACTGAGGACTGCACTACAAAATTATACAGGTCTCCTTACCTCCGTGCAATATAA
- the LOC117415919 gene encoding homeobox protein vent1-like: protein MTKAYSIAWLSQSHHTTSTRQEFTESSGESSGYESETVRSEVSSPKGDDVENEPSVNRRMRTKFTSDQIHKLEKNFSKHKYSGVSERLKVAAKLNLSETQVKTWFQNRRMKLKREVQDLRPDFLSPALMPQMMYQPVSSLQHFNYPVQQLAVHIDTADNLAAHRLYPHFIHHVPMQQTAFP, encoded by the exons ATGACGAAAGCTTATTCCATTGCGTGGCTATCCCAAAGCCACCACACCACATCGACTAGGCAGGagt TTACAGAAAGTAGCGGAGAGTCATCTGGTTATGAAAGCGAAACTGTTCGATCAGAAGTCTCATCTCCAAAAGGAGACGATGTTGAAAACGAACCCAGTGTCAACCGGAGAATGCGAACGAAATTCACATCAGATCAGATTCACAAACTGGAGAAAAACTTCAGTAAGCACAAGTACTCGGGTGTTTCTGAAAGACTCAAAGTGGCTGCAAAACTAAATCTCTCTGAAACTCAGGTGAAAACGTGGTTCCAGAACCGAAGAATGAAACTAAAGCGTGAGGTGCAAGATCTGCGTCCAGACTTCTTGAGCCCTGCTCTAATGCCTCAGATGATGTACCAGCCCGTTTCTTCTCTCCAGCACTTCAACTACCCCGTGCAGCAGCTTGCAGTTCACATTGACACCGCAGACAACCTGGCAGCACACCGTCTCTACCCACACTTCATCCATCATGTGCCTATGCAACAAACAGCATTCCCTTAG